The sequence GCAGCTTCTTCAACCGGGGCTTTCTTCAGTGAATTAATCACTTTCACCATACCGAATACCGCAATCGCAATAATTAAGAAATCAAATACGTTTTGAATAAATGCACCGTATTTAAGCATTACTGCTTCAGCACCTTCTTTAGCCGGAGCAATTTCGATAGCCAAATCTTTAAAATCCACACCGCCGATTAACCAACCGATTGGTGGCATCACGATGTCATTAACTAATGAAGAAACAATTTTACCGAATGCACCGCCGATGATCACACCGACAGCCATATCAACTACATTGCCTTTTACTGCAAATTCACGAAACTCTTTTAAAATACTCATAGGGCTTTCCTTCAATTCAACTGGATTGTTTAAATATGATCTGCTTTAGATCATGGGTTGGCGATTATAATCAAAATAGGTAAAAATTATAGCAAATTTAACTAAATTTACGTTTATTTGATTTAGATCATTTTTATTATAATCCATTGCTCAATAATTTGCCAAAATTCTCGACTTGTTGCCAATCAGTATATTCATATTCTTTGCTGGTGTCGGTATCTCCTTTGGTTATCTTCATAATAAAACGAATCATTATGCGATCAAAGGTTGTGTAACGAGGATAAAACAACGCTCCGGCAAAAACTTCAACATAGGTTGGCTGCCATTGAATTTTGGCTAAAAATTTTCGGATATAAGTATTTGTTTGCGGTGTATTACGGTTTGCTTTACGAGCAGTTAAATTCACCCCATAAAACGCCGTTTTTTTCCGGTTGAATATGTCGTAATATTGTTCAACAAATTGATACACCAACGGATTAAAATGCCCGTAGCGAATCGAGGCCCCAATTACAATCTGATCGGCATTTGCAATTTTTTCAGCAAAATCGACC comes from Mannheimia granulomatis and encodes:
- the hemG gene encoding menaquinone-dependent protoporphyrinogen IX dehydrogenase: MKTLILYFTTDGQTLKIAERLASVITHEVELISLKDQAVDFAEKIANADQIVIGASIRYGHFNPLVYQFVEQYYDIFNRKKTAFYGVNLTARKANRNTPQTNTYIRKFLAKIQWQPTYVEVFAGALFYPRYTTFDRIMIRFIMKITKGDTDTSKEYEYTDWQQVENFGKLLSNGL
- the mscL gene encoding large-conductance mechanosensitive channel protein MscL — its product is MSILKEFREFAVKGNVVDMAVGVIIGGAFGKIVSSLVNDIVMPPIGWLIGGVDFKDLAIEIAPAKEGAEAVMLKYGAFIQNVFDFLIIAIAVFGMVKVINSLKKAPVEEAAPAEPTAEEKLLTEIRDLLKK